The Chaetodon auriga isolate fChaAug3 chromosome 20, fChaAug3.hap1, whole genome shotgun sequence genome contains the following window.
CAAATAAGAATAACAACCAACAGCCAATGGACATAATCATAGACATTATATGACCAGATTTGTAGGTCTTATGgtagaaaaaaacactgatgaagaaATCTGTACACACAAAACAgctaaagcaaaaacaaagattaGAGCATGGATTATCAGAAAAgcttaaacaaacaagatattaGGTGTTGATCACTGATTACTCCTCTTTGAGTTTGCTAAAAACTGCTCCGTTCAGCTGTTTTAGGCAAATAAGAAACTGTATGTGTGACAGGGATCTCACTAATACAGTATGTGGTTGTCGTCGACAAAGAGTAACACATTAATGGaacctaaaatggaaatgaacacaaatgtgAAAGCTTTGACCACTTACCACATCCAGGATGGCATACAGCAGCACTTCCAAGAAAACTTTAGTGGTCTGTTTATGGTCTTTAACAGGCCGGGTCATGAAGAACAGCTCGTTGTTTTTGGTCAAGTTCAGGTAGTTTAAAACGTCCTGATAACTGCACACTTTCTGAGGAGTCTTCCCTGAGGACGGTCCACCCTCATCTAAAAACATCATGACACATTTACTTTGAGAGAGATGATCAGAAAAAGTCAGTTATCTTGAACAGAAAGAAATATGTTGATTTCCATGCTGAAAATGATAACTACAGAGGCcttgttgtgtgtttctctaGTTACCCAGTGCTTCTGAATTTAACTTTTTAATTAGTCTTTCAGTATAAGTCCACCAGCTCAGAAGTATCTGCAATCACATCCGACATTAGCAGGCTCTTTGTCTTGCTTTTCAACATTAATAATATATTACAGTAATTCATATCAATCCATCTCAGAAACATCTGCAGTAACATGCAGTGATTGTTTCCTTGAGACTCAGCTGCTATATAATCAGCAAAATGCATATTAATAAAATCATGACCAGCAGTACTCAAGCTGCATCTGAAAACCTGATTTAGCTGCAGCAATTTAGAAAGCTGTTAGCACAAGTTATCTCTGAATTACGTATTTTCTTGACAAATGTGGTCACATTAAATTCATGTCAGATCGAGAGGATTCACCGAAGTAAGTCATGAAGACATATTCCCTCCTGAGACTGTTTCAACAGAAATGGAACATCACATCCTTCATGAAGGCAGGATTTACTGCAGGACCCTTCATATCAGACTACATTAGTTTTAGtgaggtgtacctaataaactggcagctgagtGTATACAAACTAACAAGACAATAATCCAAACTAATTTCTCACTCAATCTCCGTTGGTATGTAGCCATGCAGAGAGTTTTTAGTTAATTTGTCCAGTTTTTGAGatatctgtcctcctctctccaaaAACAATAGAGGTGCTTACAGCATGAAGCATAACATCTAAAAAATAAAGTAACACCTATTTTGAGAAACTGTGTCCTCGAAAGCTTACctgtgaggacaggagagacCTGTCCTGTGAGGACGAGCAGAAGGAGGAAGCCAGCGAGCACCATGAGTGCAGGACTGGTGAGAATCCAAAGTCTGTGAGAGGTCTGTGCAGCAGATAGAACTACAGAGGCCTTGTTGTATGTTTCTCTAGTTACCCAGTGCTTTTGAATTTAACTTTTTAATTAGTCTTTCAGTATAAGTCCACCAGCTCAGAAGTATCCAATGCTCGTGGTCACAGACAGATGTTGGCAGGCACAGGAGGTACCAGCTAAACGATGCTACAGTCATCTGAGTCTATGTCCCTCTGCGTCACTCACAGAATTGGagaattacatttaaaaaagaaattcaacACCAAACCTATTTTCAGAAACTGTGTCCGTGTTACTCTTGTTTCGCCACAGACGTCACCCTGAGCAGTTTTCACTGAGGCAGCTTCCTTGGTAGAAATGAATTCCAGTGAAAGCTGCTCACAGCGAGGTCTGTGGATCATCCAGAGCAACGAGGACACTGCGAGGAAACCTTACCTGTGAGGACAGTGGAAACCTTACCTGTGACGTTAGGGGAAAACGCGGAATCCATATCTGTGTAGTTAGGAGAGACCTGAcctgtgaggaggagcaggaagaggaagctaGCGAGCATCATGAGTGCAGAGCTACTGAGAATCCAAAGCCTGGCAGAGGTCTGTGTATCCCTGTCCTATAAATATCGCCTCACACTTATCCTCAGACTGGAAGAGGGCAGGGCAAACTGAAAGGCCAGTCCTTTGTCGGAGGCAGGAAACACCAGGGCTCACTGATATCTTCCACCCTGTGGGAAGCTTGATTTTGCGCTCGCACAAAATGCAATCTACTTCTCGCTTCTGCTGTCAGGAGCATTAAGTGATTGGATAAATTATTAATTGGAGCTATGGCTGTGGGGGCAAAGTGCCAACCTTGAGCCATAACGCCTCTGGTTCAAGTCGGGCTAAAGACCCTTGCTGCaaccctcatttcctgtcatctctctactGGTGCTGTATGATAACGGCATAAAATCAGTTGGTCTGAAGGACTTGTAGTTGCcttctcttgtttttatttgacgGTCTGCAGAACCAGAACAAAGATGCCAAAGTTACATATATGGAAAAAAGAGGATATATTTCTATAGGTGTCTCGGGATGCCTGAGATGATTCATTTCACATGTTCCACttaaaaaaacaccacagaaatgGATGGATAGGTTTCAGGGTCATGGAATGGCCACATTATAAAAGATGACTTGATATCTCTCAGTGTTTTCGACAGCGTTTTGTTATAGAAAGTGTACTccaaaaagtcagaagatgAACTATAAAGTTGCTTTTCTAACATGAACAGAATCAGTTTAGgtgtgtttcacacacatcCATCCTCTATTCATCCTGAACAGTGTCTTAGACCTATTTGTCACCTTATTGCCAGGTTATTTCCACATTAAGCTTGCAGTGTGTTGCAGTATTTGCTGTAATAGTCTCATTCTCTCGTTAAGAAACAGATAAGCCTGTGGGATAAACCTCATCTCATACTGATATATGGATGAAATGAGGACACGTCAGTAGAACAGCTCTTTGTTATATTTAGGATTAATTTTAattgcctctttctctccttttctccattaattcaggtttttctttgtctctgatcTGTATAATCCACATCTGTTCAagcaggctgctggctgcacaacacacatacagagacaggagaggaagaacaatgtttgtcttcactgtttaTTTCAGCAGAGCAAAGTCTACGTACGGTAATGTAGTCCACATGCGGATGtagaaacaacacattttcacatcttcAGAAAGAGAACATGTACTTACTGTACtaaaagagcaaataaaaacacaaaagcaggtGATATTAATCTTTAAACAGCTACACTTACATTTTTAGAATATTATAATTACTGTAATTAAGCATTCAACTCATTGAACATTGTGCATATATATCAAAGGCGTATATTACTGTAACTTTTGTGAGACAACCAGACTGGTATTATATGCTAATACAGAATATATGGGTTGTGTGTAGCAGTGTGTAGAACATGCATACAGCACTACTGAAGGACTACATAGATCTAAATAGCAAGTAACAATAAATAGTAGTATTATTATCAGTTGGACTTAAAGCAGGGTTTAGAGATTTCTCAGGCCTGTCAAAGGTCATGTGTTCAGATCACAGACTCTGGAGGGTCCAGCACAAGGAGGAAGTCAGGCCACGtcgtataaagagcaagaaagtttgcatatggaggaaggtggggtggatggatcGGCCGACcacacacaggactttcacccaggagactgctgtttgtgtctcatgTGGTCTGGTATGAAGAAAGTTCAGTGCGCCAATCACTGGTTCACTACAACAGTCATATATGTCCTTTGGGGAGTCACTGGAAATTCACCAATTCATTCTTTTAGGTATACGGATGTGTTGGTTTAATAAACATGCACAGTCTGACATTGTAATAATTTAACCTGTGGCTCCACAAACACTCAGTGTAAAACCCCCTGCACAAAGCATCCACctaaaatcatgtttttaaaCGGTGCCACTACTCGTCCTCTGCGCTGCTCCATACTGAAAAGataacaattaaaaacacagtaGCCACTGTGACATAGGCAATGAAGAAACACTTGTTGATTGTCTTAGCCACTCTGGTCCAGTAGCCAGGCTTCCCTccttctgtcctgctgttgagaagcagagacagcgttttctccatctccctcagCTCATATGCGACCTTCTCCAAGGCACTGGACTCGTCCATCAGCTGGCTGCTGCTACCCTGCAGAAGTCATTTAGTGGACTTGTAATTAATGAGAATCTGGATCATGTAACCTTAAAGGGTTGGTTCATCCAAATTACAAACATGTCTCACTCACGCCTGCTGTGTCTCCTTTCAATACAATGAAGGTGAACAGACCAGACAAATATGAGTACTTTTCAAAGCAAATCTCTTTTTGGAGACAGAACACCAAAGATTCTAAAGCTCTAATGcagtttaaagtgtttttggaTTGCAGAagttttaatgcatttcttGAAGCCATTGAAGTCATAGTGATACATTGATAAACTAAGGTTGATCAGTCAGCCATCATGCCTCGCTATTTCCCTGTCCAACCCTTAAAGTGAAACCCAATTCTTACCTCTTTGGTCACCGACAGCAGTTCAGATGGAGTTTCATCAGCggacattttacagacacaaCCACAGTTAGTCCATTTCTGCTTGTCTGAAAGGACATGTTTGACAAAAATGCATCCGGACTGAACAGCAAGTCAATTTGGACCCAGTCCATATGGTCAATATATATTTACTGTCAATATAATATtgtgagcactgactgcctccttgtcggaggtctgagagcattttctagttaaGTATCGAGTGATCATTATGGATAAACCATGTTTTTTTAGCTGTCTGTTCACACTTATATAGGTTCATAAAATAATGTTAATTTTGTAGGAACTGATGGTGAAGATGTGGATCTCTGAGTGATAAGTTTGAGAGCCACTAGTGTACACCACTGAAACAGTAAAATACGTATAATAACAGCAGAGTTTAGAACCAGAGGTTTGTAGAGTCTATCTTAATCTCACCTCCAAAACATCTATAGAAGTtgactttgctttgtttgtccTCACTGCGGCTTTGCTCTTCATCTGGCTGGTTGTCTTTCTCTATCAGATACATCACTAAAATCGTCTCCAGAAGGCTGAGCATCATCAGGGCAAAAGTCCCAATACAGTAGACCgctggagagagagggcagCATCGTTAATGAGGACAAATAACTTCACAGTCAGGGAGTGCTGTTCCTGCACATGAAGTGGCGTCCAATAAAGGCAAGACCAGGAGCTTCTTTACCTATGAGTGGAATCCTGTCTGAGGAGGCCGGCAGAATTTCATTCAGAATAAGCTGCATCACAGTAACAGCAAGCAGCACAGTGACCTTGAAGCCAAGCTTCTCGCCCCCAGTGTCCGAGATCAAGAAAGAGGCCAAGtccagaaagaagaagaagaagacgggCAGCAGGAAGTTGACGATGTAGAGGACAGCCCGCCTTCTCATGGAGATCTGTGAAAAAGGGTTAATACACATTCATACTTTGAAAGGAAACCACGCAGCACTGCTGCAAACACAAGGTGATGCAGCACGTTTGCCTGATTCATTTGTTAAAAACCCTTTCTTTAATGTGATCCcttccaaacagcagacaggcacgGTAAGCCACAAGCTGGTGATCatagtggagcgtttagcagctaaaaaggcAGCACTGTCCCTCAgcagttggtagagaccaaaaacagagcgaaaTGCCGAGTCATCAGGTTGGCCACAACTTCGAAGGAGAAATATTCCTTCTCCACAACTGATAGACAACTATTTGTCTTACTGTGTATCAGTTATCCTACAAGTTTCAGAACCACGTTGTGTTTTTAAACCCAAAGTAGAAGTCTCAAGTACTTACTGGTGACACAAATACAGTTTCCACCTCCACCATCTGCATTGAGAAATACTTACAGTGTAAATGACCATGCTTTGGTCGTAGCCAAAAGTACTGACAGTTGTTTTGGCAACTGTCATGTTGAGGAACAGCCACTCGTACTGGGTCCGCATCACTTCCCGGGACAACTCTGTGATCTTTGAACTGTTGAGGATGACATCAAACTTTATTTCATCCGCTgcggaaaaaaaaacaaaagcgaTGCTGTGAGGTTTCTCTGCAGGTCAACAAAGAAGGAATGCATGTGATGGTGTCTGCAGGCGTGTGCTCACGAACAATGACCTGATAAAGTGATgacacaaaacatgcacatgttAGACATGAGGCCTCACCGCAGTGTAAGGCTGATTTCATAGACAGGGTGCAGATCTGAGTGTCGAAGGGGAATTTGTAAACTTGCATCCTGCAGGTGCTGACCACCACCTGATCGTTCCGGGATTCGACAAGACCTTCATTTGTAACACTCAGATAAGGACTCGGGGGGGCCTTATCCTTCTCCGTCCTgcatgagaacacacacacacacgcacacacacacacagcaatccATCAGATAGTGGTTAAGACAGTCACCCGAAACTTAACCTCGTGGTGCAACtcgaggaaaagtcaggggatcgcCAAAGTCATTAGGACTGATCCTCAAGGGACCAAGTGTTACTGATTCTCCATGTACATAATAATTATACTGTCAAATAATATTATGGCAAATATCACATTTAAAACCTATTAAATAAAAGGTTTTGGCATCCAAATGCTTCAGTTTTGTGTCATTAAAACAGTAACATGATGCTCAGTTGTGGGTatactgtgcatgtgtttgtgtgtgagagcatgcTCATACATTCAAACTTACATCTCGTCAATACTTAGATCCGGCTTCCATAATGCTTCAGTAGGAAATAACACGTGGTTCAGTCCACAAAAATCTTTGGGATCCCACCAAATGTGGTAATTGCGCCAGCTCTACATGGGGAGATGAGGGAGGTGACCAGGAAgcaaggaggaagagaagagaaagaatgaaactatacaatttaaaggaaaaaatgtgaGTTTCCATTAAGATGAACAGGTGGGAATGATAACAAAGTGCTGTCTACATCAGAGAGAACTCACCATATAAATCCAAACGTAAAGAACCAAACTCTGGTCGATCTCTCTCTGCAAAGAAATACAAGACAAGTTTGAAAGGAGGGGATGACGCACACCTGTGTAAAGCAAATTTGGGATACAGCTGCATCAAGCTGATAAGACTATAAACCTGGAGTTACACTGTATGTATTTCCTGTTAAGATAGTTCAATGAAACATACCCAGAGGAGACAATCATtagaaaaaaaggacagaaaatgtaaagCTCAGTTTCAAACTTACCACATCCAGGATGGCATAGATCACCATTTTGAGTTGTATCAATGTGGTGACGTTGTAGTGTTTAACAGGCCGGACCATGGTGTACAGGTCATTGCTTCTGGTCAGGTTCAGGTACTTAAAAAGAGCCTGATAACTGCAGTTACTCTCAGAGTCCTCCTCGTACACTGCAAGAAAGACGCATTCTTTATCAGAGTTTAttcttaaaaagtaaaataaagaaagTCTTCCATGCTCTTATTTTTGCTCTGGACATCAGATTTACTGTATGAGCTCTTagaaagaaaaggcaaacaTTAGTGTCCGTGAGGAGGCATTCACTGCTTCTGAATCGAGACCTCGAAAAACTCCAGCTCACAAATATCTGCAGCAGTATCCAGGGAATGTGGTCACTGAAAGGCCATTATGAGATGGGCGTTGGCAGGACTGCAGGGTTTTATCTCATTAATCCACTAATGTTTAAAGTTTATTGTTTAAGTTTAAATAGGGcacttcctctcagctccatcTATGACATGTTGCTTAAATCAGCACCAGGAGCACAACTGTCCCCTCAACTCAACCCAGGGCTGGACTGGGATGATAATTAGCTCAGG
Protein-coding sequences here:
- the LOC143339272 gene encoding 5-hydroxytryptamine receptor 3A-like, with product MFAGFLFLLLFTVYEEDSESNCSYQALFKYLNLTRSNDLYTMVRPVKHYNVTTLIQLKMVIYAILDVREIDQSLVLYVWIYMSWRNYHIWWDPKDFCGLNHVLFPTEALWKPDLSIDEMTEKDKAPPSPYLSVTNEGLVESRNDQVVVSTCRMQVYKFPFDTQICTLSMKSALHSDEIKFDVILNSSKITELSREVMRTQYEWLFLNMTVAKTTVSTFGYDQSMVIYTISMRRRAVLYIVNFLLPVFFFFFLDLASFLISDTGGEKLGFKVTVLLAVTVMQLILNEILPASSDRIPLIAVYCIGTFALMMLSLLETILVMYLIEKDNQPDEEQSRSEDKQSKVNFYRCFGVWSSAEDE